The genomic region CCCGGGCATTGCACCACGGGCGGATCATCAACGCGCAATTCAAAGCGCTTTGAGTCGCTAAGAAATCATCGCGGCAGACGAAGAGTCAAGCGCTTTCCTACCGCTCGTCTCAACGCGACGTGGATACTGCTTTGCATCAACATTTTGCGGCGCGAAAGCGCGGTTTTCCGCTTTTTCCGGTGCGGAACGGGTGATAGAGGACATTGGGGGCGCTGACCGGAACAACCTGCATAAAAAGGGTATCCCAAAGCGCTTTGGGAGGAGGCCATGCCGGTCAAACTTAAGCAGCTAGCCGAGCTGCTCGGCCTGTCGCAGACGACGGTGAGCCGAGCGCTCAACGGCTACCCGGAAGTCAGCGCCAAGACGCGGCAGCGGGTCTTGAAAGCCGTCCGCGAAACCGGTTACAGGCCGAACCGTGCCGCGCAGCGGCTCGCGACGGGCAAGGCCTACTCCATCGGCCTTGTCATGCCGATTGCATCCGGCATCGGATCGGACATTCATTTCGGCGAATTTCTCGGCGGTCTCGCCGAAGAGGCCGTCAAGCATGACTTTCACTTCGTGCTGAACCCGAGCGCGCCCGAAGATGAGGAAGCGACGTTCCGGCGGCTGGCGGCAAGCGGCAATGTCGACGCCGTTTTTCTTGCCCATATGCGCGCCAATGACCCGCGCATCGCCATGCTGAAGTCGCTGTCTATCCCCTTTGTCGTGCATGGCCGATCGATCGGCGGCCCGAAAGACTATCCGTTCGTCGACATAGACAACACCGCCGCCTTCTACGAGGCGACGAGGCTCCTCATCCAGCTCGGCCACCGGCGGGTCGCGCTCATCAACGGACAGGAACATCTGGCCTTCGCCATTCGCCGGAAAAAGGGCGTGACGCGCGCCCTCAAGGAGTGGGGTCTCGACCTCGACGAAACATTGGTCCACCATTCGGTCATGACCGATGAATACGGCTATCGCAGCATGCAGCGCTTCCTGAAGGAGCCGGATCCGCCTACTGCGGTTCTCTGCTCGAGTACGGTCCTGGCACTCGGCGCCGTGCGCGCGATCAATCAAGCCGGCCTCACGGTCGGTACGGATATCTCGATTATCGCTCACGACGATATCTTGCCGATGCTGAAGCCGGAAAATTTCAGCGTGCCGCTGACGACGACGCGCTCGTCGTTGAGAGCCGCCGGCGCACGCGTTGCCAGCCGGCTGATTGGCGGCATCCTGGACCGCGGCACCTACCCGGATCAGGAACTTTGGCACGCAGAACTGATCGTTCGCGCTTCGACTGGACCGGCACCGGGCAAATAGCAATTGAAGTGCGCGACGGCTTTTGCCGTCCGAACGCTTCACGGTTTCAACGAAACGGCGAAACGGGCGGCAGAGAGCCGCCCAACCGTCTTAGAATTTCGGCGTCTTGCGACCGGCCTTGCGGCAGGCGGCAATAATCGTGTTCGCCATCAGCATGGCGATGGTCATCGGCCCGACACCGCCGGGGACGGGCGTGATCACGCTCGCGACCTTCGCGCAATCCTCAAAGGCGACGTCGCCGACGAGCTTCGTCTTGCCCTCACCACGTTCCGGCGCCGGGACGCGATTGATGCCGACGTCGATCACCGTCGCACCGGGCTTCACCCAATCGGCCTTGACCATTTCCGCGCGGCCCACGGCGGCAACCAGAATATCGGCATTGCGGCAAACGGCAGGCAGATCCTTCGTGCGCGAATGCGCCGTCGTTACCGTCGCATTGGCGGCAAGAAGCAGCGCCGCCATCGGCTTGCCGAAGAGGTTCGAGCGGCCGATGACGACGGCGTTAAGTCCGGAAAGATCCTCGCCATGCGTGCGGCGTACGAACACCATGGCCCCGGCGGGCGTGCACGACACGAGCCCACCTTCGAGATCCCCGGTCGCAATCCTGCCCGCATTGACGACGTGCAAACCGTCGACATCCTTCTCAGGGAGGATGGACTGGATGATCGGCTCCGACCGAAGATGCTTCGGCAGTGGCAGTTGCACGAGAATGCCGTGGATAGAGTCGTCCGCGTTGAGTTCGGCGACGAGCGCAGCCAGTTCCTCCTGTGAGGTTTCCTGCGGCAGCGTATGCTGGACCGAAAGGAAGCCGCATTCCTTGGCCATCTTGCTCTTTGCTGACACATAGGTATGGCTAGCCGGATCGTCTCCGACGATCACGACCGCGAGCCCGGCGCGCACGCCGGTTTCCGCCTCCAGCGTCTTTGTGGCGGATTTCACGGTTTCGATGACCGAAGCGGCAACGGCCTTGCCATCAATCACAGTCGTCACAGCGTATCTCCCGGTTTGTCCTTCACGCGGCACACTCTAGTGCGCACGGCATCACGCGATTGCCTGCATGCGCCCTATGCTGTTCCAAACGCATAAATGCAAGAGCCGACGGGGCCGGAACAGCAATCCGGCGAACGAGTGCCGCATTTCCTTGCATAGCTGAAAGATCGGGATCCGCCCCGCTGCATCGTCATGAGGGACCCGACCGCACCGCGAGAGCAGTTTTCGCCGCGGCAGCGACGATCAGCCGGCAATGATCGGGATCATTCGTGCGAGATGAGGCGAGCGCCGCGATACGCCCGTGGATCGAAGTGGTTTGGCGGCCCGGAAGCGTTGGCGAGATCGCGATCACGCTCCATCG from Sinorhizobium garamanticum harbors:
- a CDS encoding substrate-binding domain-containing protein, which translates into the protein MPVKLKQLAELLGLSQTTVSRALNGYPEVSAKTRQRVLKAVRETGYRPNRAAQRLATGKAYSIGLVMPIASGIGSDIHFGEFLGGLAEEAVKHDFHFVLNPSAPEDEEATFRRLAASGNVDAVFLAHMRANDPRIAMLKSLSIPFVVHGRSIGGPKDYPFVDIDNTAAFYEATRLLIQLGHRRVALINGQEHLAFAIRRKKGVTRALKEWGLDLDETLVHHSVMTDEYGYRSMQRFLKEPDPPTAVLCSSTVLALGAVRAINQAGLTVGTDISIIAHDDILPMLKPENFSVPLTTTRSSLRAAGARVASRLIGGILDRGTYPDQELWHAELIVRASTGPAPGK
- the folD gene encoding bifunctional methylenetetrahydrofolate dehydrogenase/methenyltetrahydrofolate cyclohydrolase FolD, with the protein product MTTVIDGKAVAASVIETVKSATKTLEAETGVRAGLAVVIVGDDPASHTYVSAKSKMAKECGFLSVQHTLPQETSQEELAALVAELNADDSIHGILVQLPLPKHLRSEPIIQSILPEKDVDGLHVVNAGRIATGDLEGGLVSCTPAGAMVFVRRTHGEDLSGLNAVVIGRSNLFGKPMAALLLAANATVTTAHSRTKDLPAVCRNADILVAAVGRAEMVKADWVKPGATVIDVGINRVPAPERGEGKTKLVGDVAFEDCAKVASVITPVPGGVGPMTIAMLMANTIIAACRKAGRKTPKF